From Glycine max cultivar Williams 82 chromosome 11, Glycine_max_v4.0, whole genome shotgun sequence, the proteins below share one genomic window:
- the LOC100305587 gene encoding 40S ribosomal protein S19-1-like, producing MATARTVKDVSPHEFVKAYSSHLKRSGKMELPEWTDIVKTARFKELAPYDPDWYYVRAASMARKIYLRGGLGVGAFQRIYGGSKRNGSRPPHFCKSSGAVARHILQQLQNMSIIELDTKGGRKITSSGRRDLDQVAGRIVVAP from the exons ATGGCCACTGCAAGAACTGTGAAGGACGTTTCTCCTCATGAGTTCGTCAAAGCTTACTCTTCTCACCTCAAGCGATCTGGCAAG ATGGAGCTGCCAGAGTGGACTGATATTGTGAAAACTGCAAGATTTAAGGAGTTGGCTCCTTATGATCCTGACTGGTACTATGTCAGAGCTG CTTCCATGGCAAGAAAGATCTACTTGAGAGGAGGACTTGGTGTTGGTGCCTTTCAGAGGATTTATGGTGGGAGCAAGAGGAATGGTAGCCGCCCTCCTCATTTCTGCAAGAGCAGTGGTGCTGTTGCTCGTCACATTCTTCAACAGTTGCAGAACATGAGCATCATTGAACTGGACACCAAGGG TGGCAGGAAAATCACTTCCAGTGGCCGGCGGGATCTTGATCAAGTGGCTGGACGCATTGTGGTTGCACCTTGA